In Janthinobacterium sp. B9-8, the genomic stretch GGCCTTTTTAGAAGCGCTCGCAAAAAACAAACCACACTGGCTGATTTTGCGCGAGCCGCAGCTTGATGCCGCACAATACCGATTACTCGCAGAAAAAGTGCTCCGTATTTGTAAACACCAACAAACCCGATTGATGCTGCATGACGATGCTGAGCTTGCACTGGCACTGGGCGCAGATGGCGTGCATTTACCTGCACGCGGCCTGCTTAAGCTAAAAAAACGACCTGCGCTCGATTGGGTAGGTGCATCCACCCATAATGCAGCCGAATTAGGCGCTGCCAGCGGCCTCTCTCTCGACTACGCGCTGCTAGGGCATATTAGCGACACCCCTTCACACCCCGATGCCGCACCGCTAGGCTGGGATGGCTTTGATGCACTGCTCAAGCAAGGCTGGCCGTTTCCTGTCTATGCTTTGGGCGGCATGAAGCACAGTGATCTAGCTATCGCCATGCAGCACGGCGCACACGGAGTGGCCTTAATGCGCGCAGCCTGGGTTTAAATCATGAAAATCATTAAAATAACCCTTACTCTGCTGATCGCATTGGCACTCGCTCTGGCGATACTTGGCAATAAATTTGGCTGGTTTACACCAGATAATGAGCCGGAGGCACGGCTCGATTGCCCTGTTTTCAGCGAGGGTTGCGTCTTTCACTTTGAAGAAGAAAATTACAAGGTAAAAAGCCAGGAGCCCCTCAGTGCTAATAAACCAGTGCAATTGCTCGTCACTGGCAAGGCAAAAATCATCCGTGCCAGCTGGCAAATGCAAGGAATGGAAATGGGCCCCAATAACTATCGCTTGCTGAGCAATGATCAGCAGCATTGGCAAGCCCAGACCGCCCTGCCTTTTTGCACCAATAAGCGCCAGGACTGGTTATTAAAACTCGATATTGATGGCCGCCGCATCGCCATTAGCACTGCGAGCAATTAAGCCACAATGAATCAGCTTAAATATTTAGCAGCCTACCCTGCCGCAATTCAAACTCAGGTTCAGCAATTATTAGACAATAACCAGCTTGCGAGCGTTATTTTAAAAAAATACCCAACGGCTCACGATATCAGAACCGACAAAGCACTCTATGACTATGTGCTTGATATTAAAAACGATTATTTACGCAAAACCGAGCCGGTTAGCAAAATTGCTTTTGATAGCAAAATTCATGTGATTAACCATGTGTTGGGCCTGCATACCACCATATCGCGGGTACAGGGCAGCAAACTCAAATCAAAACATGAAATCCGTATTGCTTCGATATTTAAAGAAGTGCCTATTGAGTTTTTAAAAATGATTGTGGTGCACGAGCTTTCGCATTTAAAAGAAAAAGAGCACGACAAGGCTTTTTATAAATTATGCGAATATATGGAGCCGCAATACCACCAGCTGGAATTTGATTTGCGTTTATACCTCACGCAGGTCGAGCGCTATGGGAAATTGTTTTAAAGCGGTGTTTGGATGGGACTTAAAGCTTAGCGTACTGCACCAAATGATCACGGCACATCGTGATCATTTGGTGCAGTACGCCCTACCTTTTCAGATACTAATCCGCCAGCCACTTTAGCTTATCGTGCAGGCTGACAACCTCGCCGATAATAATCAGCGCAGGGGGTTTAATGCCAAGATCAGCCACCTTTTGCGCCAAATCACTTAAAGTACCCACCACCACCCGCTGCTTCGAGAGCGTGGCTTTTTCGACCATTCCGGCAGGGGTGGCTGGGTTTCTTCCGTGTTTGATGAGTTGCGCGCAAATTTTCTCGACCTGCGCTACGCCCATATACACCACCACCGTTTCAGTGGGGCTGACTAAACGCGGCCAATCCAGCTCAACTTCTCCATCACGTCGATGGCCCGTTACAAAAGTCACCGATTGAGCGTAATCACGATGGGTAAGCGGAATCCCTGCGTAGCAAGAAGCACCTGCCGCCGAGGTAATACCCGGCACCACTTCAAAGGCAATGCCCGCGTCGGCCAGCTCTTCGATTTCCTCGCCACCACGGCCAAAGATAAAAGGGTCACCGCCTTTTAGGCGTAAAACTTTTTTACCCGCTTGGGCATAGCGCACGAGCAGTTGATTAATTTCTTCCTGCGGCACGGCATGATTATTGGATTTTTTCCCCACATACACACGCTCCGCATCGCGACGTACCATGTCTAAAATCGGAGCAGAAACTAGATTATCGTAGAGCACCACATCGGCCTGCTGCATCAGCCTGAGGGCACGAAAAGTCAGCAAATCAGGATTACCCGGGCCACAGCCCACCAAATATACCGCTCCTTGTAAGGGCGCATCGGCATCTGCCTTGATGGCCGCACTTAATGCGCGCCGCGCCGCATCATGCTGGCCTGCAAACACCATATCGGGAATGGGGCCTGCCAGCGTTTTTTCCCAAAATTGCTTACGTGCATCTACACTCGTCAGTGTTTGCTTCACTTCCTCACGAAAGTCGCTGGCCATTTGTGCCAAATCACCATAGCCATGCGGAATTAAAGCTTCCAACTGGCTACGCAGCTGCCGTGCTAAAACCGGCACGCCACCCGATGTCGAAATCGCAATCATCAAGGGCGATCGATCCACAATGGCAGGCGTAATAAAGCGGCAGCTGGCAGGATCATCCACTGCATTCACCAAAATACCGCGTGCTTCACAGGCCTCAAACACTTGGCGATTGATCTCCTCACTATCGGTAGCCGCAATCACTAAGCGCATGTTTTGTAGCTGTGATTCATGAAAGCCTGTTGCCTCATAAATCAAGCTCCCTGCTTGTACCGCTAAAGCTAGTTCGTCACAGAGCTCAGGTGCAACAACGGTGATCCTGCCGCCCGCCGCAGCAAGCAGGCGTATCTTACGTGCAGCGACATCGCCTCCACCAATCACCAGACAATATTGATCGCGTAAATTTAAAAAAAGCGGGAAGTAATTCATATACAAATAACCTTAAAATCAATTACTGCTTAGTTTGAGCCAGTCTTTCTATTAATGCAAAATCACTCCCTGCTATACATATGACTTAAATCAAATATAGTGGGGTACAACTCATGTTTAACTAGCGAAGAAAAGCATGCTGTCTGCATTTTCTTTTAAATAACATGCCACAAAAGGCCCTTCCTATGAAAAAAGCCCTGTTATTACTTTGCTTATTCAGCGCCAGCAGCGCTTTTGCGATTAGCCCTGCTGATTTAGCTAAAGCCAAAAATTGCTTCGCCTGTCATGCTCCGGATAAAAAACTGATTGGCCCTGCATACAAAGAAGTCGCCGCAAAATATAAAACAGATGCAAATGCTGTCACCAAAATAGCAGCCAAAATTAAGAAAGGGGGCAGCGGCGTCTGGGGCAGCATGCCCATGCCGCCTAATGCAGTGAGCGATGCTGAGGCAAAAGATTTAGCCCAATGGATACTCAGCTTGAAGTAAGAAACCAGCAGCATAAAAAATGCTCACAACACATACCAGCTGCATAGATCAAATAGAATAAATGGGTAATTTACCTGCTACTACGCATCAGTAGATAACGATAAGATCCGTCTTTCTGAGTATTTCTGCTCAATATTTTAGCCCCCGATCCAGCTAATGCTGGGCGGGGGTTGCTTGTTTTGGCTCAGGTGCTAAACCGAAATATGATTTTTTACTAAAAGAGATTTTCTTATGCGTGCCCTTTTCCTAATACCCCTACTTGCTTTACCCCTATTTGCCCAAGCTACCGTACTCCCACCTGCAGCAGCAATCAGCACAATCGGCAGCCAGCGTATGCTGACACAGCGCATTGTGAAGGCCTATTGCCAGCAAGGACGAGGCATTAACGCCAATGCAGCCAAGCAACAAATTAATAGCTCAATTACTCAGTTCTCCAACCAGTTAGCCAATTTACTTGAAAGCGCCACCGTACCGGAAAGCATTGCCGCAGTAAAAAAACAAGAAACACAGTGGCAAACTTTCCGTGCATTGGCACAAACACCACCAAAAGTAGAAACTGCCAAGCAATTGGATGATCTTGCCGAAAGCATGCAATACGACGCCGGTGAGCTAGCCAAGCGCTTAGAAACGAGCTTTGGTAAGCCACAGGGTAAATTGATCCGCATTGCGGGCAGAGAACGCATGCTCAGCCAGCGTCTGGCTAAAGCAGCCTGCCTGCAAAGCTGGCGTGCTAACCCTGCACTTAAGCTACAGCAA encodes the following:
- a CDS encoding Nudix family hydrolase; translated protein: MRKITHVAAGILLRADGSFLLGSRPVGKPYAGYWEFPGGKLESGETELAALKRELVEEMGIAVTAATPWIVQTFDYPHASVRLSFFRISDWEGEITAHEGQEFAWQVPGKLNVSPILPANGPILRGLALPDVMTISNVAELGEAAFLEALAKNKPHWLILREPQLDAAQYRLLAEKVLRICKHQQTRLMLHDDAELALALGADGVHLPARGLLKLKKRPALDWVGASTHNAAELGAASGLSLDYALLGHISDTPSHPDAAPLGWDGFDALLKQGWPFPVYALGGMKHSDLAIAMQHGAHGVALMRAAWV
- a CDS encoding YgjP-like metallopeptidase domain-containing protein, producing the protein MNQLKYLAAYPAAIQTQVQQLLDNNQLASVILKKYPTAHDIRTDKALYDYVLDIKNDYLRKTEPVSKIAFDSKIHVINHVLGLHTTISRVQGSKLKSKHEIRIASIFKEVPIEFLKMIVVHELSHLKEKEHDKAFYKLCEYMEPQYHQLEFDLRLYLTQVERYGKLF
- the cysG gene encoding siroheme synthase CysG, which translates into the protein MNYFPLFLNLRDQYCLVIGGGDVAARKIRLLAAAGGRITVVAPELCDELALAVQAGSLIYEATGFHESQLQNMRLVIAATDSEEINRQVFEACEARGILVNAVDDPASCRFITPAIVDRSPLMIAISTSGGVPVLARQLRSQLEALIPHGYGDLAQMASDFREEVKQTLTSVDARKQFWEKTLAGPIPDMVFAGQHDAARRALSAAIKADADAPLQGAVYLVGCGPGNPDLLTFRALRLMQQADVVLYDNLVSAPILDMVRRDAERVYVGKKSNNHAVPQEEINQLLVRYAQAGKKVLRLKGGDPFIFGRGGEEIEELADAGIAFEVVPGITSAAGASCYAGIPLTHRDYAQSVTFVTGHRRDGEVELDWPRLVSPTETVVVYMGVAQVEKICAQLIKHGRNPATPAGMVEKATLSKQRVVVGTLSDLAQKVADLGIKPPALIIIGEVVSLHDKLKWLAD
- a CDS encoding c-type cytochrome, whose product is MKKALLLLCLFSASSAFAISPADLAKAKNCFACHAPDKKLIGPAYKEVAAKYKTDANAVTKIAAKIKKGGSGVWGSMPMPPNAVSDAEAKDLAQWILSLK
- a CDS encoding type IV pili methyl-accepting chemotaxis transducer N-terminal domain-containing protein, with amino-acid sequence MRALFLIPLLALPLFAQATVLPPAAAISTIGSQRMLTQRIVKAYCQQGRGINANAAKQQINSSITQFSNQLANLLESATVPESIAAVKKQETQWQTFRALAQTPPKVETAKQLDDLAESMQYDAGELAKRLETSFGKPQGKLIRIAGRERMLSQRLAKAACLQSWRANPALKLQQAQSQKEFAAGLITLRASSENTPATLKQLDLAQMQWVFLENALSGLDSEADNNIATTSERLLEVMDKLSNQYERLGN